The DNA segment GACGACTCTGGAGGAGCAGGAACGCCTGGATGAGGCGAAAAAAATTCTCGCAAAAGTGAATCTGCAGGCCCAACCCAAGGTCCTGATCGAACTCAACCGACTGGCTCGTTCGGAAGAAGTCAATTTTGACGTGGTTGCAGACCTGATCTCACAGGATGTCAGCTTGTCGGCAAAAATGCTCAAGCTGGCCAGCTCTCCAATGTATTCACGCGGGCAAAAATTCGGTTCGGTGCAAGAGGCACTGATGGCCATCGGATTTGAGGAGTTTCGCAACTGTTTCACTTCTGTGACTCTCAGTGATTTCATGTCGCAGGTGGGCTACCCTTATAAAGGCTTCTGGGACCACTCCCGGAGAGTGGCTGTGCTGTGCCGGGAACTTGCGAACCTGTTGGCGCGCAGGGTGGTAGATCTTGCTTACACACTCGGGCTTTTTCACGACGTGGGGGCGGTGATCATCCCCCTCCACAACCGGGACTATGTGGAGCACATCCACCGGGCATTGCCGTTGTATTTTGGCATAACGGAACTGGAGTACAAAATGGTGAAGACCAATCACTGTGCTGTGGGGGAATTGTTTTGCCGAAATTGGGGTTTGCACGAAGACATACTGGCTGCGCTTCGGTATCATCACCGTCCCGAGATGGATGCTTCACTTTCGAAAGGAAGCAAATCCCTCAAGGCTATTTTGCAGCTGGCCGAACTCTACAACGACAAATGGGATGCGGGGTCCGAGCTGCTCGCGCCCTTTGAGAAATCAAAGGAAACACTGGCCAATATTGGTGATGTTCTGGGACGTGATCCTGAAGAACTGCAGGATCTGGAATCCGAACTTCAACAACGGGTTCAGGATAACCTTGCCGCGATGGGATCGTGATGATGGCACACCGGTGCAGGGTTGCGGCATGGGATGACGCATGCGTT comes from the Puniceicoccaceae bacterium genome and includes:
- a CDS encoding HDOD domain-containing protein translates to TTLEEQERLDEAKKILAKVNLQAQPKVLIELNRLARSEEVNFDVVADLISQDVSLSAKMLKLASSPMYSRGQKFGSVQEALMAIGFEEFRNCFTSVTLSDFMSQVGYPYKGFWDHSRRVAVLCRELANLLARRVVDLAYTLGLFHDVGAVIIPLHNRDYVEHIHRALPLYFGITELEYKMVKTNHCAVGELFCRNWGLHEDILAALRYHHRPEMDASLSKGSKSLKAILQLAELYNDKWDAGSELLAPFEKSKETLANIGDVLGRDPEELQDLESELQQRVQDNLAAMGS